A stretch of Chitinophaga caeni DNA encodes these proteins:
- a CDS encoding hydroxymethylglutaryl-CoA lyase, with the protein MLQLVECPRDAMQGWHHQISTQQKIDYINTLLKVGFHTIDFGSFVSPKAIPQMADTEQVLAGLDLLSASPKTRLLAIVANLRGAATAVMHDAIQYLGFPFSISETFQLRNTNKTIQASMEEVLAIQELCLKNKKQLVIYISMGFGNPYGDPYDAEIAMKWIDEMVKLNIGIISLADTVGVAKAGDIHYLYSHVIPAYPNIEFGAHFHATPDAWREKVAAAYQEGCRRFDSTIKGYGGCPMAKDDLVGNIATEHILTFAQEQGEAIDLNIRELERAIAQAATIFI; encoded by the coding sequence ATGTTACAACTCGTTGAATGTCCGCGTGATGCCATGCAAGGCTGGCATCACCAGATTAGTACCCAGCAAAAGATTGATTATATCAATACACTTTTGAAAGTAGGCTTTCATACGATTGACTTCGGAAGTTTCGTTTCCCCGAAAGCCATTCCGCAGATGGCAGATACGGAGCAGGTGTTGGCGGGGCTTGATTTACTATCGGCTTCACCCAAAACAAGGCTTTTGGCGATCGTGGCCAATTTACGTGGTGCGGCCACTGCCGTAATGCATGATGCGATACAGTACCTCGGTTTTCCTTTTTCCATTTCGGAGACCTTTCAATTACGGAATACTAACAAAACGATTCAAGCTTCCATGGAAGAAGTCTTGGCGATCCAGGAACTTTGTTTAAAGAATAAAAAACAGCTGGTTATTTATATATCAATGGGTTTCGGAAACCCCTACGGTGATCCTTACGATGCAGAGATTGCGATGAAATGGATCGATGAGATGGTAAAGTTGAACATCGGCATTATTTCCCTGGCAGACACCGTTGGGGTAGCGAAGGCAGGGGATATTCATTATTTATACAGCCACGTGATCCCGGCATATCCCAATATAGAATTTGGTGCGCATTTTCACGCTACACCCGATGCGTGGCGTGAGAAAGTTGCAGCGGCATACCAGGAAGGTTGCCGTAGATTTGATAGTACGATTAAAGGCTACGGTGGTTGCCCGATGGCGAAGGATGACCTGGTCGGCAACATTGCCACGGAGCATATTTTAACTTTCGCACAAGAACAAGGAGAAGCTATAGACTTAAATATCAGGGAACTGGAAAGGGCAATAGCACAGGCAGCTACAATATTTATATAA